One genomic window of Streptomyces sp. NBC_01276 includes the following:
- a CDS encoding DUF4232 domain-containing protein, giving the protein MRTSRTSATAAVVAVTLAAIAGAGTARAATAGAVAAPSACRPANHLAKITRDQASAGHVHFRVTLTAPKGYAPCRLAGSPTDVAFSLRGTALGTTAGRYGDQTAPVTFGPGRPVHFDIQVPDNGHGTPADEASFTLRAPGGEIPGASVAEGRFEVAAGTLVGPVRPGA; this is encoded by the coding sequence ATGCGCACCAGCCGCACGTCCGCCACCGCCGCTGTCGTCGCCGTCACTCTGGCGGCCATCGCGGGCGCGGGCACCGCGCGGGCCGCGACGGCGGGCGCCGTCGCCGCCCCGTCGGCCTGCCGTCCGGCCAACCACCTCGCGAAGATCACGCGGGACCAGGCCAGCGCCGGGCACGTCCACTTCCGGGTCACGCTGACCGCGCCGAAGGGCTACGCGCCGTGCCGACTCGCCGGCTCCCCGACCGATGTGGCCTTCTCGCTGCGCGGCACAGCGCTGGGCACCACGGCCGGTCGGTACGGCGACCAGACCGCACCGGTGACCTTCGGTCCGGGACGACCCGTCCACTTCGACATCCAGGTCCCCGACAACGGGCACGGCACCCCGGCGGACGAGGCGTCGTTCACGCTCAGGGCTCCCGGCGGCGAGATCCCGGGCGCCTCGGTCGCCGAAGGCCGCTTCGAGGTGGCCGCCGGTACCCTCGTCGGCCCGGTCCGGCCCGGCGCCTGA
- a CDS encoding PP2C family protein-serine/threonine phosphatase, with the protein MIESGRPGLRRRYGRGWLVRLSPVILTVVIASLAYATPPELAFSRLLPAAPALAAAMWPVLPTVLLGTVCLLLMIGLSLVFPDLGTWWTAAGIIAVTVAAAYGSHLRLQRERTLLQLRLVADAAQQVVLSPLPSRLGNIEIESLYLAAAAEARIGGDFYEVVDTPYGVRLLIGDVRGKGLPAVGAAAAIVNAFREAAYDETDLVNVARRMDASSTRYNSSFPPEGPMERFATALLVQIPREGGHIDILNCGHPPPLLLNRRNVHTLDPANPSPLLSLAELIGDHYSVDTFDFTAGDLLLLYTDGIAEARARDGEFFPLADWMGRQPPTPPRELLTALHRDLVHHSRGRLDDDIAALAVRLYEP; encoded by the coding sequence GTGATCGAGTCTGGACGGCCGGGGCTCCGTCGGCGCTACGGCCGGGGGTGGCTTGTGCGGCTGTCGCCGGTCATTCTGACCGTCGTGATCGCCAGCCTGGCCTATGCCACTCCGCCGGAGCTGGCCTTCAGCCGCCTCCTGCCGGCGGCGCCGGCGCTGGCCGCCGCCATGTGGCCGGTCCTCCCCACCGTTCTGCTCGGCACGGTCTGCCTCCTCCTGATGATCGGCCTCAGCCTGGTCTTCCCCGATCTGGGAACGTGGTGGACGGCCGCGGGGATCATCGCGGTGACCGTGGCCGCGGCGTACGGAAGCCACCTCCGGCTCCAGCGCGAGCGCACCCTCCTCCAGCTACGGCTCGTCGCCGACGCGGCGCAGCAGGTGGTGCTCAGCCCCCTTCCCAGCCGCCTCGGGAACATCGAGATCGAGTCGCTGTACCTCGCGGCCGCGGCGGAGGCCCGCATCGGCGGGGACTTCTACGAGGTGGTCGACACTCCGTACGGGGTCAGGCTGCTCATCGGTGACGTGCGGGGCAAGGGGCTGCCGGCGGTGGGGGCGGCCGCGGCGATCGTCAACGCCTTCCGGGAGGCCGCCTACGACGAGACCGACCTGGTGAACGTCGCACGCAGGATGGATGCCAGCAGCACCCGCTACAACTCCTCCTTCCCCCCGGAAGGCCCGATGGAGCGCTTCGCCACCGCCCTTCTCGTCCAGATCCCGCGCGAGGGCGGACACATCGACATCCTCAACTGCGGACACCCCCCGCCGCTGCTCCTGAACCGCAGGAACGTCCACACCCTTGATCCCGCGAACCCCTCGCCGCTGCTCAGCCTCGCCGAGCTGATCGGCGATCACTACAGCGTCGACACCTTCGACTTCACCGCCGGTGACCTGCTGCTCCTCTACACCGACGGGATCGCCGAGGCGCGTGCCCGAGACGGCGAGTTCTTCCCGCTGGCGGATTGGATGGGCCGACAGCCCCCGACGCCGCCCCGCGAACTGCTCACGGCCCTCCACCGCGACCTCGTCCACCACAGCAGGGGGCGCCTCGACGACGACATCGCCGCCCTGGCCGTCCGCCTGTACGAGCCCTGA
- a CDS encoding SDR family NAD(P)-dependent oxidoreductase, with protein sequence MSSASSIPPWNVRRPPRADGSVFLVTGGNAGIGYFVAEQLSATGATVVLGSRNPVKAEAALASIRARVAGARVRAVPLDLADLSSLRSVVESLGVECLDAVVHNAGVALDDPARRETEDGHELMFGTNHLGHFALTRWLMPLLSAAPAGRVVTMGSFAAKSERLDPDDLHSRKDYRPKRSYGRSKLAQMYFGVELDRRLRAVGAEVASVVVHPGGALDSLTPSRPPIHVRTARARLGAAPAAFLVQGKHAGAWPAVRAVLDPTVRGGQLWGPRVFGLRGEPRPEPVWNHLADASVAARLWDASRDLTGVDPGAVLGQPLARAHRVPAGHRPNHPPAESVTGTGPSPPRGGDGPVLGPPRRGRV encoded by the coding sequence GTGTCGTCCGCATCCTCCATTCCGCCCTGGAACGTCCGACGCCCGCCGCGTGCCGATGGCAGTGTCTTCCTGGTCACCGGCGGCAACGCCGGTATCGGATACTTCGTCGCGGAACAGTTGTCGGCAACCGGAGCGACCGTCGTGCTCGGCAGCCGGAATCCCGTGAAGGCCGAGGCCGCCCTGGCGTCGATACGCGCACGTGTCGCCGGTGCGCGGGTGCGGGCCGTTCCGCTGGACCTCGCCGACCTCTCCTCACTGCGATCAGTGGTGGAGTCGCTGGGGGTGGAGTGCCTTGACGCGGTGGTCCACAACGCGGGTGTCGCGCTCGACGACCCCGCGCGCAGGGAGACGGAGGACGGCCACGAGCTCATGTTCGGCACGAACCACCTCGGGCACTTCGCGTTGACCCGGTGGCTGATGCCACTGCTGTCGGCCGCGCCGGCGGGTCGCGTCGTGACCATGGGCAGCTTCGCGGCGAAGTCGGAGCGGCTCGACCCGGACGACCTGCACTCCCGGAAGGACTACCGGCCCAAGCGTTCCTATGGACGTTCCAAGCTGGCGCAGATGTACTTCGGGGTCGAACTCGACCGCCGCCTGCGCGCCGTCGGCGCCGAGGTGGCGAGCGTGGTGGTCCATCCCGGCGGCGCGCTGGACTCCCTCACCCCGTCCCGGCCGCCGATCCATGTGCGCACCGCCCGGGCACGGCTGGGCGCGGCACCCGCGGCCTTCCTCGTCCAGGGCAAACACGCCGGCGCGTGGCCCGCGGTCCGAGCGGTGCTCGACCCGACCGTGCGTGGAGGCCAGCTGTGGGGACCGCGCGTCTTCGGCCTGCGCGGCGAGCCCCGACCCGAACCGGTGTGGAACCACCTTGCCGACGCCTCCGTCGCGGCGCGGCTGTGGGACGCGAGCCGCGACCTGACCGGCGTCGACCCCGGTGCCGTCCTGGGACAGCCTCTGGCCCGCGCCCACCGCGTCCCGGCAGGACACCGCCCGAACCACCCTCCGGCCGAATCGGTCACCGGGACCGGCCCGTCTCCCCCGCGCGGGGGAGACGGACCGGTCCTCGGACCTCCGAGGCGCGGCCGGGTATGA
- a CDS encoding helix-turn-helix domain-containing protein — MREDRFDWFCETVSSDVMPVMLNTPHAADFRAGITYLDLGVVGLSAVSCSPVLSRRTPAHVRRGDPEHVQLALVTRGGVRISQRGNESIVAGALVLTDTSRPSEGACTGAQTETLVVQIPRQVLALGADRVDGLLARSLAADTGTGAILADFLKTLLTRGPHCRPEELRAMGSITLDLATAFLAQQLGDPGRAPAEARAQEALQRIHRFVENNLGDPGLTPQVIAERHNMSLRRLHALFRDQPLTVSALIRQRRLERAHADLACAELRGRAVQVIAARWGFSSATAFSRAFREAYGITPSEHRASSLPSSPAAPGHAEHRIRALHAHHRGLPGPRFPSGDTAPG, encoded by the coding sequence GTGCGCGAGGACAGGTTCGACTGGTTCTGCGAGACGGTGTCCAGCGATGTGATGCCCGTCATGCTCAACACCCCTCATGCGGCCGACTTCCGCGCGGGCATCACGTACCTGGACCTCGGCGTGGTGGGGCTTTCCGCGGTCAGCTGCTCACCGGTGCTCTCGCGCCGCACCCCCGCCCACGTCCGGCGCGGCGATCCCGAGCACGTGCAGCTGGCGCTCGTCACACGGGGCGGCGTCAGGATCTCGCAGCGGGGCAACGAATCGATCGTCGCGGGGGCACTCGTGCTCACGGACACCTCGCGACCGAGCGAGGGGGCGTGCACGGGCGCGCAGACCGAGACGCTGGTCGTGCAGATTCCCCGTCAGGTCCTGGCGCTGGGCGCGGACCGGGTGGACGGCCTCCTCGCGCGGAGCCTGGCGGCGGACACGGGGACGGGCGCGATCCTCGCCGACTTCCTGAAGACCCTGCTCACACGTGGCCCGCACTGCCGCCCGGAGGAGCTGCGCGCGATGGGGTCCATCACCCTCGACCTGGCCACCGCGTTCCTCGCGCAGCAGCTCGGCGACCCCGGCCGGGCACCTGCCGAGGCCCGTGCGCAGGAGGCTCTGCAGCGGATCCACCGCTTCGTCGAGAACAATCTCGGTGATCCGGGGCTGACTCCCCAGGTGATCGCCGAACGGCACAACATGTCCCTGCGCCGCCTCCACGCCCTCTTCCGGGACCAGCCCCTGACCGTCTCGGCACTCATCCGCCAACGCCGGCTGGAGCGGGCCCACGCCGACCTCGCGTGCGCGGAACTGCGCGGCCGGGCCGTGCAAGTGATCGCGGCCCGCTGGGGCTTCTCCAGCGCCACCGCGTTCAGCCGGGCGTTCCGCGAGGCGTACGGGATCACCCCGAGCGAACACCGTGCGTCCTCCCTGCCCTCCTCCCCGGCCGCCCCAGGGCACGCGGAGCACAGGATCCGAGCACTCCACGCACACCACCGCGGGCTGCCCGGACCTAGATTCCCCTCTGGAGATACCGCCCCAGGGTGA
- a CDS encoding zinc ribbon domain-containing protein has protein sequence MTTQNCAECGTRAEPGQSFCDACGAVLRWDQDARATRPADPSQQPGGPAADASRTPHEDAARTERPARAAGGSPGSAPDPAEQEGQEEPAPAAPPRAPAGGQPAGPARTPPGTPSPQDTAPSGPVAATPQPQPLSDTMSDRARSLLVPVADPESPHPAPAGAGPVLPGRPDADRPAVRTPGEQPGVAGGPPCRWCSTPNPPDRHYCVRCAMPLAETGEASAPGRAPWWRRLFGGRRRETPWAGERPRLRRVFDRIGTWITLAVVVTLAILGFVYLPDGVRTTLDHFAKRAPVAPDRMAASRSYPDHAPELAFDKRSNTWWGPGVSQSGQGEWIEADFSEPTRLLDLIITPGVSARADKIGESALPHRVTATITGKDGKVTTRRLTLDQGAGGQRRPFRVGEVTKVRFTVESSHAASAEKQVAISEIEFFGPSNANRS, from the coding sequence ATGACCACGCAGAACTGTGCCGAGTGCGGAACGCGCGCGGAACCGGGCCAGTCCTTCTGCGACGCGTGCGGCGCCGTGCTCCGCTGGGACCAGGACGCCCGCGCCACGCGGCCCGCCGACCCGTCCCAGCAGCCCGGCGGGCCCGCCGCGGACGCGTCGCGGACCCCGCACGAGGACGCGGCCCGTACGGAACGGCCGGCGCGGGCCGCCGGCGGTTCCCCGGGGTCGGCGCCGGATCCGGCGGAGCAGGAGGGGCAGGAGGAGCCGGCGCCGGCCGCTCCGCCCCGTGCCCCCGCCGGCGGGCAGCCCGCCGGCCCCGCTCGGACACCCCCGGGCACCCCTTCACCCCAGGACACCGCACCGTCCGGGCCGGTAGCCGCCACCCCGCAGCCGCAGCCGCTCAGCGACACCATGTCCGACCGGGCGCGCTCCCTCCTGGTGCCCGTGGCGGACCCGGAGTCGCCGCACCCCGCTCCGGCGGGCGCCGGGCCCGTCCTGCCCGGACGGCCGGACGCCGACCGGCCCGCGGTACGCACCCCGGGAGAGCAGCCCGGCGTCGCGGGCGGCCCGCCGTGCCGGTGGTGCTCGACGCCCAACCCGCCCGACCGCCACTACTGCGTGCGCTGCGCGATGCCGCTGGCCGAGACCGGCGAGGCCTCCGCACCCGGAAGGGCGCCCTGGTGGCGCCGGCTCTTCGGCGGGCGGCGCCGCGAGACGCCGTGGGCGGGCGAACGTCCCCGGCTGCGCCGCGTCTTCGACCGGATCGGCACCTGGATCACCCTCGCGGTCGTCGTCACCCTGGCGATCCTGGGCTTCGTGTACCTGCCCGACGGCGTCCGGACCACCCTGGACCACTTCGCCAAGCGTGCCCCGGTCGCCCCGGACCGGATGGCGGCCTCCCGTTCCTATCCCGACCACGCGCCGGAGCTCGCCTTCGACAAGCGCAGCAACACCTGGTGGGGGCCCGGCGTCTCGCAGTCCGGCCAGGGCGAGTGGATCGAGGCCGACTTCAGCGAGCCGACCCGGCTGCTGGACCTGATCATCACCCCGGGCGTCTCCGCGCGGGCCGACAAGATCGGGGAGTCCGCCCTGCCGCACCGCGTCACGGCGACGATCACCGGTAAGGACGGCAAGGTCACCACGCGCCGGCTGACCCTGGATCAGGGGGCGGGCGGCCAGCGGCGCCCGTTCCGGGTCGGCGAGGTCACGAAGGTCCGCTTCACCGTCGAGTCGTCGCACGCGGCCTCCGCCGAGAAGCAGGTCGCCATTTCGGAGATCGAGTTCTTCGGCCCGTCGAACGCCAACCGCTCCTGA
- a CDS encoding phage tail protein has protein sequence MTAAAHRGSVDGLGSSLPLGTMLPAVFADDDLAQRFVGGLDDVLAPILNVLDCLDTYFDPALTPADFARWLGGWVGAETDGSEPEPRLRAAVAAAVALHRIRGTRRGLAEAVRLAFGVVPDITESGAADWSARPLGPFPGAPRPRLHVSLRLPDPTPADAHRLDSLVAAARPAHMPYTVEVTAAERTPQR, from the coding sequence ATGACGGCCGCCGCCCACCGTGGCTCCGTCGACGGGCTCGGCTCCTCGCTCCCCCTGGGCACGATGCTCCCGGCCGTCTTCGCCGACGACGACCTGGCGCAGCGGTTCGTCGGTGGACTCGACGACGTGCTCGCACCCATCCTGAACGTCCTGGACTGCCTGGACACCTATTTCGACCCGGCGTTGACCCCGGCCGACTTCGCCCGGTGGCTCGGCGGCTGGGTGGGCGCCGAGACCGACGGCAGCGAGCCCGAGCCGCGGCTGCGGGCCGCCGTCGCGGCCGCCGTCGCGCTGCACCGGATCCGCGGCACGCGCCGGGGCCTCGCGGAGGCGGTACGGCTGGCGTTCGGCGTCGTACCCGACATCACCGAGAGCGGCGCCGCGGACTGGAGCGCCCGCCCGCTCGGCCCCTTCCCCGGCGCCCCGCGCCCCCGCCTCCACGTCAGCCTCCGGCTGCCCGACCCGACGCCGGCCGACGCCCACCGACTGGACTCCCTCGTCGCCGCCGCCCGGCCCGCCCACATGCCCTACACGGTCGAAGTGACGGCCGCCGAAAGGACCCCGCAGAGATGA
- a CDS encoding putative baseplate assembly protein yields the protein MSLPSPNLDDRRFQQFVDDAKRYIQQRAPEWTDHNVSDPGITLVETVAHMADQIVYRLNRVPEKNHLAFLDLVGITLFPPSAARTDVTFWLSAPQEDVILVPAGAEVATLRTEREEAVVFATERDLAVVPCALSHVVVQHRGQPVADRTTELDERKDVLCFAEAPVPGDCMLIGLTAAAPYCALALELDSRVDGVGVDPRQPPLVWEAWTEDGWQPCEVDRDGTGGLNRPGDVVLHLPGGHVLSRNGGHEAGWVRCRVTDPLPGQPFYTTSPSIRSVEAYTIGGTTRAVHAETVHDEALGEATGLPGQRLRLAHAPVVADDPPLLLQTAADDGWQDWRVVPHFAASRPGDHHVTLDAATGEIAFGPAVREPDGSLRQYGAVAPKGSVVRAHRYRTGGGRDGNVARGAVQVLRTSVPYVAEVVNREAARGGVDGETVEEAKLRAPITLRAQDRAVTLRDYEELARRAAPETARITCLEGEEGEHGAYAVRVLVVPQAVPDPGGRLRFEQLVPGDALLGRITRHLDERRLVGTRLAVGPPYYQGVTVVATVHAFRSVDTDRVRRQAHDALYRHLDPLTGGADGQGWPFGRPVQTGELFAVLQRVPGVELVDEVVLHPADPLTGRRGNPTDRIDLDRPSLVFSYDHRVRVIGDGA from the coding sequence ATGTCCCTGCCCTCCCCCAACCTCGACGACCGGCGCTTCCAGCAGTTCGTCGACGACGCCAAGCGCTACATCCAGCAGCGCGCCCCGGAGTGGACCGACCACAACGTCTCCGACCCCGGCATCACGCTCGTCGAGACGGTCGCGCACATGGCCGACCAGATCGTCTACCGCCTCAACCGCGTCCCGGAGAAGAACCACCTCGCCTTCCTCGACCTGGTGGGCATCACCCTCTTCCCGCCCTCCGCCGCGCGCACGGACGTCACCTTCTGGCTGTCCGCGCCCCAGGAGGACGTGATCCTGGTCCCGGCCGGTGCCGAGGTCGCGACGTTGCGCACCGAGCGGGAAGAGGCCGTCGTCTTCGCCACCGAGCGCGACCTGGCCGTCGTCCCATGCGCGCTGTCCCACGTGGTGGTGCAGCACCGGGGGCAGCCGGTCGCGGACCGCACCACGGAACTCGACGAGCGCAAGGACGTGCTGTGCTTCGCCGAGGCCCCGGTACCCGGCGACTGCATGCTCATCGGTCTGACCGCGGCCGCTCCGTACTGCGCGCTCGCGCTGGAACTCGACAGCCGCGTCGACGGCGTCGGTGTCGATCCCCGCCAGCCCCCGCTCGTGTGGGAAGCGTGGACCGAGGACGGCTGGCAGCCGTGCGAGGTGGACCGGGACGGCACGGGCGGTCTCAACCGGCCCGGCGACGTCGTCCTGCACCTGCCCGGTGGTCATGTGCTCTCGCGCAACGGCGGGCACGAAGCCGGCTGGGTCCGCTGCCGCGTCACCGATCCGCTGCCGGGCCAGCCCTTCTACACCACCTCGCCGAGCATCCGTTCCGTCGAGGCCTACACGATCGGCGGCACCACGCGCGCCGTGCACGCGGAGACCGTCCACGACGAGGCCCTGGGCGAAGCCACCGGACTGCCCGGCCAGCGGCTGCGGCTGGCCCACGCCCCGGTCGTCGCCGATGACCCGCCGCTCCTCCTGCAGACCGCCGCCGACGACGGCTGGCAGGACTGGCGGGTGGTCCCGCACTTCGCCGCCTCCCGCCCCGGCGACCACCACGTCACCCTGGACGCCGCCACCGGCGAGATCGCCTTCGGCCCGGCCGTCCGGGAACCGGACGGGTCACTGCGCCAGTACGGGGCGGTCGCCCCCAAGGGTTCCGTCGTCCGCGCCCACCGCTACCGCACCGGCGGGGGACGCGACGGCAACGTGGCACGCGGCGCCGTGCAGGTGTTGCGCACCTCCGTCCCGTACGTCGCGGAGGTCGTCAACCGGGAGGCGGCGCGCGGCGGTGTCGACGGCGAGACGGTGGAGGAGGCCAAGCTGCGGGCACCGATCACCCTCCGCGCCCAGGACCGCGCCGTCACCCTGCGCGACTACGAGGAGCTCGCCCGCCGGGCCGCGCCCGAGACCGCGCGCATCACCTGCCTGGAGGGCGAGGAAGGCGAGCACGGCGCCTACGCGGTCCGCGTCCTCGTCGTCCCCCAGGCCGTCCCCGATCCTGGCGGGCGGCTGCGGTTCGAACAGCTCGTGCCCGGTGACGCGCTGCTGGGCCGGATCACCCGTCACCTCGACGAACGCCGTCTCGTCGGCACCCGGCTGGCCGTCGGCCCGCCGTACTACCAGGGCGTCACCGTCGTCGCCACGGTGCACGCCTTCCGCAGCGTCGACACCGACCGGGTGCGCCGCCAGGCGCACGACGCGCTCTACCGCCACCTCGACCCGCTGACCGGCGGCGCGGACGGCCAGGGCTGGCCCTTCGGCCGGCCCGTCCAGACCGGCGAGCTGTTCGCGGTCCTGCAGCGGGTCCCCGGCGTGGAACTGGTCGACGAGGTCGTCCTGCACCCGGCCGACCCCCTCACCGGACGACGCGGCAACCCCACCGACCGCATCGACCTGGATCGGCCCTCGCTGGTCTTCTCCTACGACCACCGCGTCCGCGTGATCGGGGACGGCGCATGA
- a CDS encoding GPW/gp25 family protein has translation MAEQFVGSGWAFPLRIGPTGGIALVSGEREIEEAIRLVLATAPGERPMRPEFGCAIHDLVFAPVNEQTAGRIQHEVHVGLDRWEPRIEVHDVEVSAGADQGVLFIDVRYSIRGTNNPRSLVFPFYVIPSHDEPGAPGSSESDL, from the coding sequence ATGGCCGAACAGTTCGTCGGCTCCGGCTGGGCGTTCCCCCTGCGCATCGGCCCCACCGGGGGCATCGCGCTGGTCAGCGGCGAGCGCGAGATCGAGGAGGCCATCCGGCTCGTGCTGGCCACCGCTCCCGGCGAGCGGCCGATGCGCCCGGAGTTCGGCTGCGCCATCCACGACCTCGTCTTCGCCCCGGTCAACGAGCAGACCGCGGGACGCATCCAGCACGAGGTGCACGTGGGCCTGGACCGCTGGGAACCCCGGATCGAGGTCCACGACGTGGAGGTCTCCGCCGGCGCCGACCAGGGCGTCCTGTTCATCGACGTCCGGTACTCCATCCGCGGGACCAACAACCCGCGCAGCCTCGTCTTCCCCTTCTACGTCATCCCCAGCCACGACGAGCCGGGCGCGCCGGGCTCCTCGGAAAGCGACCTCTGA
- a CDS encoding VgrG-related protein, whose protein sequence is MVRPAFSSIMQVRIGAAKLPDDIAPLLVEGWVDQGVNVPAAFRLTFRDPYRLVLGKLGVTFGTRVVLTPISDGQGGGKPLLTGEVTALEADYDGTGSFTVIRGYDFGHRMMRRRRVVAYRNQKASDIARKLAALDGVPIGRIQSTKGTYGFVSQSNVTDWDFLSRLADENDMVMSLDAQGKFRFVTPTPSAGAPSPRTDGDKSPFVLQAGHDILRLRAAVTAADQVGTVESRGWNVTTKKRIVETAPVTTDPGISIGLTPGQAAGKFPSAQLVETATPYDRQDEVQYAAKALAADVTSSFAELEVAVYGNPELRPGVPVALGDVGRPFEGKYTVTSVRHVFGDGRHYESWITVSGRQWRSLYGLASGGGGADTTSAARLPGVANAIVTDVQDPLKQGRVKLQFPWLDNTYVSDWARSVQSGGVGGGGVFPMDVGDEVLVAFDRGALDHPFVIGGLYNGRDLPTRVDDVPLHDGLKRKAARHTVSDRQGNRVDLLSQRTGRRRQGVRIASGDDRLTINLDRTQTEITVDSKGSVTIKGGRSVSVEAGTDLTLSARRRLTIKSGGPLDIQGSGVVNIKSLGAISMDAVGALSLKTLGAAMISSVGTVQVNSVANVGIRAVRLDLQGLVFVNTVKYPLPA, encoded by the coding sequence ATGGTGCGTCCCGCGTTCTCCAGCATCATGCAGGTGCGGATCGGTGCCGCCAAGCTCCCGGACGACATCGCCCCGCTGCTCGTGGAGGGCTGGGTCGACCAGGGCGTCAACGTGCCCGCCGCGTTCCGGCTGACCTTCCGCGATCCGTACCGCCTCGTCCTCGGCAAGCTCGGCGTCACCTTCGGCACGAGGGTGGTCCTCACGCCGATCTCCGACGGCCAGGGGGGCGGCAAGCCGCTCCTGACCGGCGAGGTCACCGCGTTGGAAGCCGACTACGACGGCACCGGAAGCTTCACCGTGATCCGCGGCTACGACTTCGGGCACCGGATGATGCGCCGGCGCCGTGTCGTCGCGTACCGTAACCAGAAGGCCTCCGACATCGCCCGCAAGCTCGCCGCCCTGGACGGCGTGCCGATCGGCCGGATCCAGTCGACGAAGGGCACGTACGGCTTCGTCAGCCAGTCCAACGTCACCGACTGGGACTTCCTCTCCCGGCTCGCGGACGAGAACGACATGGTGATGTCCCTGGACGCCCAGGGGAAGTTCCGGTTCGTCACGCCGACTCCGTCGGCCGGCGCTCCGTCCCCGCGGACCGACGGTGACAAGAGCCCCTTCGTCCTCCAGGCCGGCCACGACATCCTCCGGCTGCGGGCGGCGGTCACCGCCGCCGACCAGGTCGGCACGGTCGAGTCGCGCGGCTGGAACGTCACCACCAAGAAGAGGATCGTCGAGACGGCCCCGGTCACCACCGACCCCGGCATCTCCATCGGCCTCACGCCGGGCCAGGCGGCCGGGAAGTTCCCGTCGGCGCAGCTCGTCGAGACCGCCACGCCGTACGACCGGCAGGACGAGGTCCAGTACGCCGCCAAAGCCCTCGCCGCCGACGTCACCTCGTCGTTCGCGGAGCTGGAGGTCGCCGTGTACGGCAATCCCGAGCTGCGGCCGGGCGTGCCCGTGGCCCTCGGCGACGTGGGCAGGCCCTTCGAGGGCAAGTACACCGTCACCTCCGTGCGGCACGTCTTCGGCGACGGCAGGCACTACGAGTCGTGGATCACGGTGAGCGGCCGTCAGTGGCGCTCCCTGTACGGGCTGGCATCGGGCGGGGGCGGCGCGGACACCACGAGCGCCGCCCGGCTGCCCGGCGTGGCGAACGCCATCGTCACCGACGTGCAGGACCCGCTGAAGCAGGGGCGGGTCAAGCTCCAGTTCCCGTGGCTGGACAACACGTACGTGAGCGACTGGGCCCGCAGCGTGCAGTCCGGCGGGGTGGGCGGCGGCGGCGTCTTCCCGATGGACGTCGGGGACGAGGTGCTGGTCGCCTTCGACCGGGGCGCGCTGGACCACCCGTTCGTGATCGGCGGGCTCTACAACGGCCGGGACCTGCCGACCCGGGTCGACGACGTGCCCCTGCACGACGGGCTGAAGCGGAAGGCCGCCCGCCACACGGTGTCCGACCGGCAGGGCAACCGCGTCGACCTGCTCAGCCAGCGGACCGGCCGCCGGAGGCAAGGCGTCCGCATCGCCAGCGGTGACGACCGGCTGACCATCAACCTCGACCGGACCCAGACGGAGATCACCGTGGACAGCAAGGGGTCGGTGACCATCAAGGGCGGCCGCTCGGTGTCCGTCGAAGCCGGAACCGACCTGACGCTCAGCGCCCGGCGCCGGCTCACCATCAAGAGCGGCGGCCCCCTCGACATCCAGGGCAGCGGCGTCGTCAACATCAAGTCGCTGGGCGCCATCAGCATGGACGCGGTCGGCGCACTCAGCCTCAAGACCCTGGGCGCCGCGATGATCTCCTCCGTCGGCACGGTCCAGGTCAACTCCGTCGCCAACGTCGGCATCCGCGCCGTCCGGCTCGACCTCCAGGGCCTCGTTTTCGTCAACACCGTGAAGTACCCCCTCCCCGCATGA
- a CDS encoding LysM peptidoglycan-binding domain-containing protein yields MATSSRGAGKSLVRATLAIHEPPVGTSTTPGALMRTFGFEFNPAQLSLSQRAQWKATPTMAVRDGSKPEFMGAEPREMTLEIFLDSSAAPTANTVLKKVESLLDCCEVTAKSIAADQPSPPWVVFEWGSFSTARFVAYVGSVEASYSLFGTTGVPIRATCQVHLVEIPGKTKGQNPTSGALTAQRVHRVVAGDSLQSLAWREYGSATVWRAIAELNGIDDPSRLATGTELVLPAPEEVSR; encoded by the coding sequence ATGGCCACGAGCAGCAGGGGCGCCGGCAAGAGCCTGGTGCGCGCGACGCTGGCGATCCACGAGCCCCCGGTCGGGACGAGCACGACGCCCGGGGCACTGATGCGGACGTTCGGCTTCGAGTTCAATCCGGCGCAATTGTCGCTGAGTCAGCGGGCGCAGTGGAAGGCCACGCCGACGATGGCCGTGCGCGACGGCTCCAAGCCGGAGTTCATGGGCGCCGAGCCGCGCGAGATGACCCTGGAGATCTTCCTGGACTCGTCGGCCGCGCCGACCGCCAACACGGTGCTCAAGAAGGTCGAATCGCTGCTGGACTGCTGCGAGGTGACGGCGAAGAGCATCGCCGCCGACCAGCCGTCGCCGCCGTGGGTGGTGTTCGAGTGGGGGTCCTTCTCCACGGCCCGGTTCGTCGCCTACGTGGGCTCGGTCGAGGCCTCGTACAGCCTCTTCGGCACGACGGGCGTGCCCATCCGTGCCACCTGTCAGGTGCACCTGGTGGAGATCCCGGGGAAGACCAAGGGGCAGAACCCGACCTCGGGCGCGCTCACCGCGCAGCGCGTGCACCGGGTGGTGGCCGGCGACTCCCTGCAGTCGCTGGCGTGGCGGGAGTACGGCTCGGCCACCGTCTGGCGGGCGATCGCCGAGCTCAACGGCATCGACGACCCGTCCCGGCTGGCGACCGGCACCGAGCTGGTGCTGCCGGCGCCCGAGGAGGTGTCGCGCTGA